From Azospirillum sp. TSA2s, a single genomic window includes:
- a CDS encoding MarR family winged helix-turn-helix transcriptional regulator: MSRKTSSTPAAPASDTPAAEPGGRSQTARLADFMCFTIYSANLAYSRVYKPVLEQLGVTYPQYITIIALWEEDRQTVKSLSEKLFLEPSTMTPMLQRLEAMGYVTRMRDDEDERSVRVSLTEAGRQLREKGLGFGELTVKASGLPPDEFRALQRAVARLRDNLRDASK, translated from the coding sequence ATGAGCCGTAAGACCTCCAGCACTCCCGCCGCCCCCGCCTCCGACACGCCGGCCGCTGAACCGGGCGGGAGGTCGCAAACCGCCAGGCTGGCGGATTTCATGTGCTTCACGATCTATTCGGCCAACCTTGCCTATTCGCGGGTCTACAAGCCGGTGCTGGAGCAGCTTGGCGTCACCTATCCCCAGTACATCACCATCATCGCCCTGTGGGAGGAGGATCGGCAGACCGTCAAGAGCCTCAGCGAAAAGCTGTTCCTGGAGCCCAGCACCATGACGCCGATGCTCCAGCGGCTGGAGGCGATGGGCTATGTCACGCGGATGCGCGACGACGAGGACGAACGCAGCGTACGCGTCTCTCTGACCGAGGCGGGGCGCCAGCTTCGCGAGAAGGGCTTGGGCTTCGGTGAGTTGACGGTGAAGGCTTCCGGACTTCCGCCCGACGAGTTCCGCGCCCTCCAGAGAGCGGTCGCCCGATTGCGCGACAACCTCCGGGATGCCAGCAAGTGA